DNA from Coffea arabica cultivar ET-39 chromosome 10c, Coffea Arabica ET-39 HiFi, whole genome shotgun sequence:
gcgattcaatgctatttgtcatggtcagtgctatcagaaacgtgtggcccgggcttacaacaaaaaggtCCATCAGCGgacatttgaagaaggtgataaggtaCTGAAGCGGATTctgtcaatgcaagatgaacctaaaggcaaatttgctccaaattggcaagggccgttcattgtccaaaaggtattacctggcggagcgcTCATCTTggcggaaatggatggacgggcattccttcaacccatcaactcagatatgtgcaaaaagtttttcatttgatcatgcaaattttctttagaaattcatgcaaatggcgaaatgcaagtcaggccatcttcttttacactaaaaatattttatctctacttgtcccctttgagccatcagaattgacaaatttcatttgataactcttgagaattgcaaaccccacactggggcaaatttatttcgaaaaaagaaagaaaagaaagaaaaaaaagagaagagagaaccctacactggggcaaatttagttttcaaagaaaaatgcaaaagtgaggaaaatgcaatgaaaaatgcaaagagagaaaagctgatcaaactggggcaaattttcctcagttttggagttgttttcaaACAGTGCAATCTTAAGTTATTTCACCCCTCGTATCAAATCTGCTTTTAAGCCTCAACTTTTTTCAAAGCACCCCACCGGACCTCATttaaaagcccaaagtcctggcttttgtcacttgctgcatttctattagaaaatctgttaatcaactggcaggtgatgtccgtaatgtcTTCGCCTAATTTTACAAGGGAAgtacattttactgatgccagaaatccttaattcatgtttctgagtcgatcatggtcgaaaTATTTCAGtcttctttaggtgaaaacccgaaagggcacctcgaaaaaaaaaaaaaagaaagaaaaaaaaagaaaagaaagaaaaaaagaaagaaagaaagaaaagaaaaaggaaaagagaaaagaaaaacaacaaaagcaaaaataaaagggtgggggcaaccttggtgaaaacccgaaagggcgccaaggtaggttttcACAACAGTCAAGCTTgagaaggaacagctggtgacctggttcattgagggttttcctcatatttgtgaAACTTCTGCCAGTATCGGATTCCGAAGCGAAAATATCCgaagtcttgaatatgatattcaTTGGCTAAACTTGTATTTTCTGTATAAACACcttttttacaaaatgtaaATCTCCTGGTTTCTTTAATTCATTTGCATTCTACTATCTATGGTTGTCTGCATTCTTTTGCATGTTcatctttgcctgacataggaaataatcttgcatatacattgattgttatgtgataaattttcacgcatcattctttcaccattgaattcaaatgaatgataaactcTAAGGTTTGGGCAAAGAtaagggattcaatcatcagctACAGAGAGTAACATTCAACAAAGCTACCACCTGGATTGGATGACGTGGTAAATCCGTattttatcagtctcagaaTTTGAAAGGTTTCAAGTTCGACTAAGGCAAACGTCGCAAAGCAGAAgtaaaagcatcacaagactcatgtttacacgattctcaaggcaaatcggatcaaataatggtggcaagtccattatttcttcttttcttgcaggaatgttGCAGTTACAAACAAAAGCAGCCGCTCTCTTTTGGCGCCTAAATCAATGACAGACAAAGCTTCCCAGTAAGCAAGGATCGATGTTATTTGCGAAACTCgatcataagaaacaacatcagctCTCGCTTCAAtcacaaagatccaaatttcCCTCTTGGCGCAAAAGTTGAACTATTCTAAGGtaaaaaaactcaattcattgtttaaactttCCCAGTGAAGTCcttttttaaattctgttcgggtcagtcccgttttaaattctgttcgggtcagtcccgtttaaattctgttcgggccagtcccgtttaaattctgttcgggtgagtcccgtttaaattctgttcgggtcagtcccgtttaaatttctgttcgggtcagtctcgttttaattcagttcgggtcagtcccgtttggattctgttcgggtcagtcccgtttaaattcctgttcgggtcagtcccgttttaaattctgttcgggtcagtcccgtttaaattctgttcgggtcagtcccgtttaaatttctgtttgggtcagtcccgttttaaattctgttcgggtcagtcccgtttaaattctgttcgggccagtcccgtttaaattctgttcgagtcagtcccgtttaaattcctgttcgggccagtcccgtttaaattctgttcgggtcagtcccgttttaattctgttcgggtcagtcccgtttaaattctgttcgggccagtcccgttttaaatgcTGTTCgtgccagtcccgtttaaattctgttcgggtcagtcccgtttaaattcctgttcgggtcagtcccgttttaaattctgttcgggtcagtcccgtttaaatttctgttcgggtcagtcccgttttcaattctggttcgggtcagtcccgttttatttttcatgttcgggtcagtcccgtattagaattcctgttcgttggaatcttttgcaacccaataacacaggtaagtatttggtgtctatttctttgtctcaagttttttcaaaactcagtcaaagaggggcaaactgtagacaccaaattttgaataatttgtatgtatcatctatttcatgattttcattttagattgcttgtcTAACGGAAAGCATCAAAACTAACGTCTGAaaggaaaatgtcaaaattgcccctctataagggttttgggttaagtaccaaaaacccccctgtggtttgtcaaatgtacactttacctccctatggtttgaaAATATACAATTTAACTCCCTGTCGTTTCACCTAAAGTGAAAATCTAACAGAAATTCTGTTAAATACACTTTAGTTAAAACGACAGGGagtcaaattgtaggtttccaaaccatagggaggtaaagtgaacattaggcaaaccataggggggtttttggtatttaaccctttTTTAATTTActgtttttttattaaaaaattttggcagagtttccccttataaaTGGACGAAACTCCCTGTCAACAAACccaatctcatgaaaatattcaCATGACAGTTATTTAATACAAATTTTTAGCTAAGCTATAGTAATTTTCTACGAAAATCAGGGAAACCTAAAGTGTCCATGATGATCTCCCTACGGACAGTAGCCAGCAAAGAACGAAAGTTGTCAAAAACATCCTCTTGCTCCGAATTTGTGCCAAGGTTAGCTAGATAATCAGCAGGTTTGTTCACCTCTCTATAGCAATGGGTTATCTCACGGAAATGATGCTTGAAACTGAGTAATTCATCCACCTCCCGTTGGAGTCTCCAAGGGCAACCATGTGTCCCTTGGAGTATTTGAACCAAGACAAGTGAGTCAGATTCAACATGGAAGTCTTGTAAGCCTCGAGCAACAAAGAGCAGCACCCCAAAGAGTGTGGCCTTGAGCTCCGCGTGTAAACTGGTCAATGACCCAAAAAAACAGGAATAACCGACGATAAATCTCCCTTCCCCATCTCGCACAACTCCCCCACCCCCACTAACTCCTGGGTTCCCCTTTGCACAACCATCCAAATTCAACTTATACCCTGCCCTAGGAGCCGACCATGTAATCGGTAAATAGAAACCGTTCTTTTCAAAGCTACCACTGAAGAGTGAAGAACATCCCAAGAGACGAAAGAACATGCTATTTTCGGAAAATTACAATGTAGTAACTCACATAACTATTGAAATACCTGATCTGCCACCTCCGTCCACCCCACCTTCCTTCCATCAAACAGTCCCCTGTTTCTCGCTTTCCATAACTCCCAACAGACGAGCATAGGTAATGTACTATAAATGAACCTGAGATACACGTTGTGCCCCTTACGCAGTTACCACCGTAACAGCACATGTCTCAATGTGGACACCATATCCAAATATCCCAAGACACCCTCAAATCTATTCCTGACCACCTTAGCTAAATCCCCTGTTAAAAATATGTGATTAACCTCGTCATCTGCTGGCTTAGAACAACAATGACACTTAGACGGACCCTGTACCCCAAATCTATGTAGCAGGTCCATTAGGGGAAGATGCAAACGTAGCAACCGTAACATAAAGAAGGAGATTTTGATAGGAAACCCCTTCAGCCACACATGCGAAACCACCCAGGAATAATTAGAAGCCTGCGAAACAAGCGTGTAAGCCGAAGAAACCGAGAATGAACCATTCTGTGTTAAAGCCCACATCATCCTATCAGAGCTATGAGTGGATGAAGGGGGAATCTTCACAACTTGCCTAACTAACTCAGGCTCTAGAACTTGATTAAGGAGTCGCATATTCCATTGCGCTTGGAAGACAAAATCTGACAGAACACgatcttgaaaattttccacCTGATGACATATAGCCCCAGTTCCCATCCAATTGTCATGCCAGAAATCCATTGATCCCTCACCGATGACCCAACAAATATGCTCTTCTGCCAACTATTGAATCGAACATAACCTCTTCCAAGTGTAAGAAATTGAATAGCCCTCTTCTGCCAAACAAGGGTGCACCTCTCTACTATATTTTGTTGTTAAAATTCAGCCCATAGGGATCTCCTTTTCCGAAAGTTCCACCAAAACTTAATGGAAAGAGCATCATATACCTTCGTCAAACTACGAACTCCAATCCCACCCTCCTGATGTGGGCAGCACAACTCCCCCCAACTTAACCAATGAAATTTCTGGCCCATATCCGTCTAGCTCcacaaaaacattaaatatccaaaacatCTTCCATGCATCCAGGTGAATCACTATAACTCAAAAGATTTGTGcttgtttttaaaaataacatttGTTAAAAAATGATTGAAGCCCAAGGAGAAATTTAGCTAACATGGTAgatgtgaaaattttcaaatctagGAAACCATATGAAATCTCAAATCTCATagcaaaaaaagagaaaaaaatgaaaatatttcttACAAGGGAAATCCTAGGATAGAAtaaaattttcactagaaaaaATTAGGAGAGAAGAAATACTTACCAAGAAATGCTAGCAAAGAAAATTCCTTGCTAGAgggaatttattttaaaaaggcAAATAAAAGGTATAGAAAAAGGTTCCCTCCTATGGAGAAAGATCAGATCTGAAGGCCATTTTTGTTAGAGAGCCttaaagagaagaaagagagaatgaATTTTAGAGAGAAATACACTGACACACAATCACTAAAATATTGGTTTCCACAGACTAAATATTAGAAGATGTGCATTACAAACATATATCTTAATTACTTTCATGACATACATTGCATCCAAAAACAGATTTGTGAATTTTCACGCATATCAAGTGAAAATCATGTACAAAGTATggttaataattttaaaaaaaaacatgaataaaTAGGAAGACTAGGGTGGACTTGGAAATCTTTCCTTGATAGCTTTGTTATGTCGTAGACTTGTAGCATGAGCAACCAACAGATTTGGGGTAGGGACAGTTATCAAAAAGACCGTCCCTTAACGGTCCCCTCACAAAACTGAAGAAGTGGCCATTATCAATCCACATTGACAAGGTTCACAACGGTGTCACTTTGATTAGTGAGCAgggaaaaaattactaaaaagcATGTGTGAGCTAACGCCTCCGttaccaaccattgaaactctATTCCACAAAATCCCGCCCAAATTGACTCGCTATGACTATTCATTTCAATTCTTCAAACGAAGAACTCTTTTTAGTCTCCCTCCAAAAAGTTGTCAATATTCATCCACAACTTTAGAACTAAGGCAAAATACAATCAGTGAGTAGGAAAGTGGTAGACAAGGGACGGAAGAAAAGCAGTCAAAATATACTTAGGAAAAGGAAGAACTACCTATTGAAGGAGAAAGTCTTGGAGGCCTAATGTCTATAAAGGCTTGTGGAAGATCAGGACCGAACAATGAAGCTAAAGATGATGGAGTCCGAAGCAATGACAACCAATTGCATCTACGTAAACCCTTCAAGTAACAATATTGCAAGCCAATGACATAATTTTCATTGTTTGGTGAATGGCATCCCATGATTTTATATCATGGTTGTGGAAACCCTATGTATGTTAGAAATCAGATCTAGTCATGGCCCATATGGGAGAGTAAAGTAGAGAAAAATTTTCCACACCAAGTGtttgcaaaaaagaaaaggataactTCCAAACCAATTAGTAGAAGGAGTTGTTAGGACGGGATAAACAGGGGTCGTAACTCTCTCATTAATAGCAATAGTGTAATCATTATATGAACTAAATGGGTACGGGAGATTTTAGTTgataaaataacaaggaaattttgaagtcaaaaattttttttgttctgtATGGGTGGATAAGCAGGGACGCCTTATGATGTGCATAGCATTACTGGGTGTTTATGACAGATTACATTGAAGTAGTATGAGATATACATTAAGagtaaaggtaagaaaagtgaaaaagttATGATAAATTACAAGATGGCCTACCGACTATGCATATAAGCTAGAAGAGGGAGGAAAGTGCATACACTATTAGACTTCGATGGGTAGTACCTCATGTTTGAAAATTACTAGTCAATCATACTATAGCAGTGTAGTAGTTGAAGTAAATTACTTCAAACTTGATTGGTATGAATGTAAATGTCAATTTGTATGTGTTAGGTCAAATGTACATCTTGTTGAATGTGACCCACTTAGTGTAATAAAAGAGTTACAAGATGTTTTATTAGCAGTGTGTCCTTACATTATGTTGGACACCTATTACTTTTTGTGAATACATAGTGATAgtgaaaaatatattcatgtaaTAATTAGTAATCAATTAACATAATGATGTTAAAGAAAGGTCACaatgaagggaaaaaaataaaaggaaggcAGGGAGGAAAGTGCACATATTGAACATTAATAGTGGTTGTTATCTTGTGTTTGAAAGTTGGTACCTGTTCATACAATAGCAGTCTAGTAGTTGGAGTGGATTGTTTAAAAGTCAATTGGTATAAGTATAGATTCTAATTTATGTGTTAGACTGAATGTCCATAGTGTTTACTGTGCCttagttgtagaaaatggttaCAAGATCTGTATATCATGTTGGATAACTATTATTATCAGTGAATAAATAGTGACACTAGACAAACACTTTCATTCAATTGTAACTTAATAATCAATTAACATAATCATGTTAAAGCAAGGTTGGTGGGATTTACAGTGGAagggaaataaataaaagaaagagaaaagtgcACACACTATTAAATTGATAGTTTGTTATCCCATGTTTGTAAACTAGTACCTATTTCTATAGTACCAATCTATGGGATTAAAATTGATTGGATTAATGTAGGTTTTAATATGTATGTATTAGGTTAAATGTACTTATCATGATTTTATAGTGTATTATGAATGCTGGGTAAAAATCTTAAGCAATTAAACAAATTAtcttatttttggtccaaaattgTTACGGATGACGTGAAGAAGATTGAGATTGGAG
Protein-coding regions in this window:
- the LOC140016162 gene encoding uncharacterized protein, whose amino-acid sequence is MDFWHDNWMGTGAICHQVENFQDRVLSDFVFQAQWNMRLLNQVLEPELVRQVVKIPPSSTHSSDRMMWALTQNGSFSVSSAYTLVSQASNYSWVVSHVWLKGFPIKISFFMLRLLRLHLPLMDLLHRFGVQGPSKCHCCSKPADDEVNHIFLTGDLAKVVRNRFEGVLGYLDMVSTLRHVLLRCGSFEKNGFYLPITWSAPRAGYKLNLDGCAKGNPGVSGGGGVVRDGEGRFIVGYSCFFGSLTSLHAELKATLFGVLLFVARGLQDFHVESDSLVLVQILQGTHGCPWRLQREVDELLSFKHHFREITHCYREVNKPADYLANLGTNSEQEDVFDNFRSLLATVRREIIMDTLGFPDFRRKLL